The following proteins come from a genomic window of Acinonyx jubatus isolate Ajub_Pintada_27869175 chromosome C1, VMU_Ajub_asm_v1.0, whole genome shotgun sequence:
- the RNF19B gene encoding E3 ubiquitin-protein ligase RNF19B isoform X3: MGSEKDSESPRSTSLHAAAPDPKCRSGGRRRRLTFHSVFSASARGRRARAKPQAEPPPPAAPPPPAPVPAAAQAPPPEALPAEPAAEAEAEAAAAAGPGFDDEEAAEGGGPGPEEVECPLCLVRLPPERAPRLLSCPHRSCRDCLRHYLRLEISESRVPISCPECSERLNPHDIRLLLADPPLMHKYEEFMLRRYLASDPDCRWCPAPDCGYAVIAYGCASCPKLTCEREGCQTEFCYHCKQIWHPNQTCDMARQQRAQTLRVRTKHTSGLSYGQESGPADDIKPCPRCSAYIIKMNDGSCNHMTCAVCGCEFCWLCMKEISDLHYLSPSGCTFWGKKPWSRKKKILWQLGTLIGAPVGISLIAGIAIPAMVIGIPVYVGRKIHSRYEGRKTSKHKRNLAITGGVTLSVIASPVIAAVSVGIGVPIMLAYVYGVVPISLCRGGGCGVSTANGKGVKIEFDEDDGPITVADAWRALKNPSIGESSIEGLTSVLSTSGSPTDGLSVMQGPYSETASFAALSGGTLSGGILSSGKGKYSRECNNMEIQVDIEAKPSHYQLVSGSSTEDSLHVHAQMAENEEEGGGGGGSVGNEEDPPCKHQSCEQKDCLAGKPWDISLAQPESIRSDLESSDTQSDDVPDITSDECGSPRSQTVACPSTPRAQGAPSPSAHMNLSAPAEGKTVLKPEGAEGRV, from the exons ATGGGCTCCGAGAAGGACTCCGAGTCGCCGCGCTCTACATCTCTACACGCGGCCGCGCCTGACCCCAAGTGCCGCAGCGGCGGCCGGCGCCGGCGCCTCACCTTCCACAGTGTCTTCTCCGCCTCGGCCCGCGGCCGCCGCGCCCGGGCCAAGCCGCAGGCCGAGCCGCCGCCCccggccgcgccgccgccgcccgccccggtCCCGGCCGCGGCCCAGGCCCCGCCGCCCGAGGCGCTGCCCGCCGAGCCGGCCGccgaggcggaggcggaggccgCGGCGGCGGCCGGGCCCGGGTTCGACGATGAGGAGGCGGCGGAGGGCGGCGGCCCCGGCCCGGAGGAGGTGGAGTGCCCGCTCTGCCTGGTGCGGCTGCCGCCCGAGCGGGCCCCTCGTCTCCTCAGCTGCCCGCACCGCTCGTGCCGGGACTGCCTCCGCCACTACCTGCGCCTGGAGATCAGCGAGAGCCGGGTGCCCATCAGCTGCCCCGAGTGCAGCGAGCGACTCAACCCGCACGACATCCGCCTGCTGCTCGCCGACCCGCCGCTCATGCACAAGTACGAGGAGTTCATGCTGCGCCGCTACCTGGCCTCGGACCCCGACTGCCGCTGGTGCCCGGCACCGGACTGCGG TTATGCTGTTATTGCCTATGGCTGTGCCAGCTGCCCAAAGCTGACCTGTGAGAGGGAAGGCTGCCAAACGGAGTTCTGCTACCACTGCAAGCAAATATGGCATCCAAATCAGACATGCGATATGGCCCGTCAGCAGAGGGCACAGACTTTGCGAGTACGGACCAAGCACACTTCAGGTCTCAGTTATGGGCAAGAATCTGGACCAG CAGATGACATCAAGCCATGCCCACGATGCAGCGCTTACATTATCAAGATGAATGATGGGAGCTGTAATCATATGACCTGTGCAGTGTGTGGCTGTGAATTCTGTTGGCTTTGTATGAAAGAGATCTCAGACTTGCATTACCTCAG CCCCTCTGGCTGCACATTCTGGGGCAAGAAGCCGTGGAGCCGTAAGAAGAAAATTCTTTGGCAGCTGGGCACACTGATTGGTGCTCCAGTGGGGATATCCCTCATTGCTGGCATTGCCATTCCTGCCATGGTCATCGGCATTCCTGTTTATGTTGGCAGGAAG aTTCACAGCAGATATgagggaaggaaaacctccaaacacAAGAGGAATTTGGCTATCACAGGAGGAGTGACTTTGTCAGTCATTGCATCCCCAGTCATTGCTGCAGTTAGTGTGG gtATTGGTGTCCCCATTATGCTGGCTTATGTCTATGGGGTTGTGCCCATTTCTCTCTGTCGTGGAGGCGGCTGTGGAGTTAGCACAGCCAATGGAAAGGGGGTGAAAATTGAGTTTGATGAAGATGATGGTCCAATCACAG TGGCAGATGCCTGGAGAGCCCTTAAGAACCCCAGCATTGGGGAGAGCAGCATTGAAGGTCTGACTAGTGTATTGAGCACCAGCGGAAGCCCTACAGATGGACTTAGTGTTATGCAGGGTCCATACAGCGAAACAGCCAGCTTTGCAGCCCTCTCAGGGGGCACGCTGAGTGGTGGCATTCTTTCCAGTGGCAAGGGAAAATATAGCAG AGAATGCAACAATATGGAGATCCAAGTGGACATTGAAGCCAAACCAAGCCACTACCAGCTGGTGAGTGGAAGCAGCACAGAGGACTCACTCCACGTTCACGCCCAGATGGCAGAGAATGAAGAAGAAGGTGGTGGCGGTGGCGGCAGTGTCGGCAACGAAGAGGACCCCCCCTGCAAACACCAAAGCTGTGAACAGAAAGACTGCCTGGCCGGCAAACCTTGGGACATCAGCCTGGCCCAGCCTGAGAGCATCCGCAGTGACCTGGAGAGCTCGGACACGCAGTCGGACGATGTGCCGGACATCACCTCAGATGAGTGTGGCTCCCCTCGCTCCCAGACGGTAGCCTGCCCCTCCACTCCCAGAGCCCAAGGTGCACCGAGCCCAAGTGCCCATATGAACCTCTCTGCCCCAGCCGAGGGGAAGACTGTCTTGAAGCCAGAAGGTGCAGAAGGCAGAGTATGA
- the RNF19B gene encoding E3 ubiquitin-protein ligase RNF19B isoform X1, with protein sequence MGSEKDSESPRSTSLHAAAPDPKCRSGGRRRRLTFHSVFSASARGRRARAKPQAEPPPPAAPPPPAPVPAAAQAPPPEALPAEPAAEAEAEAAAAAGPGFDDEEAAEGGGPGPEEVECPLCLVRLPPERAPRLLSCPHRSCRDCLRHYLRLEISESRVPISCPECSERLNPHDIRLLLADPPLMHKYEEFMLRRYLASDPDCRWCPAPDCGYAVIAYGCASCPKLTCEREGCQTEFCYHCKQIWHPNQTCDMARQQRAQTLRVRTKHTSGLSYGQESGPADDIKPCPRCSAYIIKMNDGSCNHMTCAVCGCEFCWLCMKEISDLHYLSPSGCTFWGKKPWSRKKKILWQLGTLIGAPVGISLIAGIAIPAMVIGIPVYVGRKIHSRYEGRKTSKHKRNLAITGGVTLSVIASPVIAAVSVGIGVPIMLAYVYGVVPISLCRGGGCGVSTANGKGVKIEFDEDDGPITVADAWRALKNPSIGESSIEGLTSVLSTSGSPTDGLSVMQGPYSETASFAALSGGTLSGGILSSGKGKYSRLEVQADVQKEIFPKDTASLGAISDNASTRAMAGSIISSYNPQDRECNNMEIQVDIEAKPSHYQLVSGSSTEDSLHVHAQMAENEEEGGGGGGSVGNEEDPPCKHQSCEQKDCLAGKPWDISLAQPESIRSDLESSDTQSDDVPDITSDECGSPRSQTVACPSTPRAQGAPSPSAHMNLSAPAEGKTVLKPEGAEGRV encoded by the exons ATGGGCTCCGAGAAGGACTCCGAGTCGCCGCGCTCTACATCTCTACACGCGGCCGCGCCTGACCCCAAGTGCCGCAGCGGCGGCCGGCGCCGGCGCCTCACCTTCCACAGTGTCTTCTCCGCCTCGGCCCGCGGCCGCCGCGCCCGGGCCAAGCCGCAGGCCGAGCCGCCGCCCccggccgcgccgccgccgcccgccccggtCCCGGCCGCGGCCCAGGCCCCGCCGCCCGAGGCGCTGCCCGCCGAGCCGGCCGccgaggcggaggcggaggccgCGGCGGCGGCCGGGCCCGGGTTCGACGATGAGGAGGCGGCGGAGGGCGGCGGCCCCGGCCCGGAGGAGGTGGAGTGCCCGCTCTGCCTGGTGCGGCTGCCGCCCGAGCGGGCCCCTCGTCTCCTCAGCTGCCCGCACCGCTCGTGCCGGGACTGCCTCCGCCACTACCTGCGCCTGGAGATCAGCGAGAGCCGGGTGCCCATCAGCTGCCCCGAGTGCAGCGAGCGACTCAACCCGCACGACATCCGCCTGCTGCTCGCCGACCCGCCGCTCATGCACAAGTACGAGGAGTTCATGCTGCGCCGCTACCTGGCCTCGGACCCCGACTGCCGCTGGTGCCCGGCACCGGACTGCGG TTATGCTGTTATTGCCTATGGCTGTGCCAGCTGCCCAAAGCTGACCTGTGAGAGGGAAGGCTGCCAAACGGAGTTCTGCTACCACTGCAAGCAAATATGGCATCCAAATCAGACATGCGATATGGCCCGTCAGCAGAGGGCACAGACTTTGCGAGTACGGACCAAGCACACTTCAGGTCTCAGTTATGGGCAAGAATCTGGACCAG CAGATGACATCAAGCCATGCCCACGATGCAGCGCTTACATTATCAAGATGAATGATGGGAGCTGTAATCATATGACCTGTGCAGTGTGTGGCTGTGAATTCTGTTGGCTTTGTATGAAAGAGATCTCAGACTTGCATTACCTCAG CCCCTCTGGCTGCACATTCTGGGGCAAGAAGCCGTGGAGCCGTAAGAAGAAAATTCTTTGGCAGCTGGGCACACTGATTGGTGCTCCAGTGGGGATATCCCTCATTGCTGGCATTGCCATTCCTGCCATGGTCATCGGCATTCCTGTTTATGTTGGCAGGAAG aTTCACAGCAGATATgagggaaggaaaacctccaaacacAAGAGGAATTTGGCTATCACAGGAGGAGTGACTTTGTCAGTCATTGCATCCCCAGTCATTGCTGCAGTTAGTGTGG gtATTGGTGTCCCCATTATGCTGGCTTATGTCTATGGGGTTGTGCCCATTTCTCTCTGTCGTGGAGGCGGCTGTGGAGTTAGCACAGCCAATGGAAAGGGGGTGAAAATTGAGTTTGATGAAGATGATGGTCCAATCACAG TGGCAGATGCCTGGAGAGCCCTTAAGAACCCCAGCATTGGGGAGAGCAGCATTGAAGGTCTGACTAGTGTATTGAGCACCAGCGGAAGCCCTACAGATGGACTTAGTGTTATGCAGGGTCCATACAGCGAAACAGCCAGCTTTGCAGCCCTCTCAGGGGGCACGCTGAGTGGTGGCATTCTTTCCAGTGGCAAGGGAAAATATAGCAG GTTAGAAGTTCAAGCCGATGTCCAAAAGGAAATTTTCCCTAAAGACACAGCCAGTCTTGGTGCAATTAGTGACAACGCAAGCACTCGTGCTATGGCCGGTTCCATAATCAGTTCCTACAACCCACAGGACAG AGAATGCAACAATATGGAGATCCAAGTGGACATTGAAGCCAAACCAAGCCACTACCAGCTGGTGAGTGGAAGCAGCACAGAGGACTCACTCCACGTTCACGCCCAGATGGCAGAGAATGAAGAAGAAGGTGGTGGCGGTGGCGGCAGTGTCGGCAACGAAGAGGACCCCCCCTGCAAACACCAAAGCTGTGAACAGAAAGACTGCCTGGCCGGCAAACCTTGGGACATCAGCCTGGCCCAGCCTGAGAGCATCCGCAGTGACCTGGAGAGCTCGGACACGCAGTCGGACGATGTGCCGGACATCACCTCAGATGAGTGTGGCTCCCCTCGCTCCCAGACGGTAGCCTGCCCCTCCACTCCCAGAGCCCAAGGTGCACCGAGCCCAAGTGCCCATATGAACCTCTCTGCCCCAGCCGAGGGGAAGACTGTCTTGAAGCCAGAAGGTGCAGAAGGCAGAGTATGA
- the RNF19B gene encoding E3 ubiquitin-protein ligase RNF19B isoform X2, protein MGSEKDSESPRSTSLHAAAPDPKCRSGGRRRRLTFHSVFSASARGRRARAKPQAEPPPPAAPPPPAPVPAAAQAPPPEALPAEPAAEAEAEAAAAAGPGFDDEEAAEGGGPGPEEVECPLCLVRLPPERAPRLLSCPHRSCRDCLRHYLRLEISESRVPISCPECSERLNPHDIRLLLADPPLMHKYEEFMLRRYLASDPDCRWCPAPDCGYAVIAYGCASCPKLTCEREGCQTEFCYHCKQIWHPNQTCDMARQQRAQTLRVRTKHTSGLSYGQESGPDDIKPCPRCSAYIIKMNDGSCNHMTCAVCGCEFCWLCMKEISDLHYLSPSGCTFWGKKPWSRKKKILWQLGTLIGAPVGISLIAGIAIPAMVIGIPVYVGRKIHSRYEGRKTSKHKRNLAITGGVTLSVIASPVIAAVSVGIGVPIMLAYVYGVVPISLCRGGGCGVSTANGKGVKIEFDEDDGPITVADAWRALKNPSIGESSIEGLTSVLSTSGSPTDGLSVMQGPYSETASFAALSGGTLSGGILSSGKGKYSRLEVQADVQKEIFPKDTASLGAISDNASTRAMAGSIISSYNPQDRECNNMEIQVDIEAKPSHYQLVSGSSTEDSLHVHAQMAENEEEGGGGGGSVGNEEDPPCKHQSCEQKDCLAGKPWDISLAQPESIRSDLESSDTQSDDVPDITSDECGSPRSQTVACPSTPRAQGAPSPSAHMNLSAPAEGKTVLKPEGAEGRV, encoded by the exons ATGGGCTCCGAGAAGGACTCCGAGTCGCCGCGCTCTACATCTCTACACGCGGCCGCGCCTGACCCCAAGTGCCGCAGCGGCGGCCGGCGCCGGCGCCTCACCTTCCACAGTGTCTTCTCCGCCTCGGCCCGCGGCCGCCGCGCCCGGGCCAAGCCGCAGGCCGAGCCGCCGCCCccggccgcgccgccgccgcccgccccggtCCCGGCCGCGGCCCAGGCCCCGCCGCCCGAGGCGCTGCCCGCCGAGCCGGCCGccgaggcggaggcggaggccgCGGCGGCGGCCGGGCCCGGGTTCGACGATGAGGAGGCGGCGGAGGGCGGCGGCCCCGGCCCGGAGGAGGTGGAGTGCCCGCTCTGCCTGGTGCGGCTGCCGCCCGAGCGGGCCCCTCGTCTCCTCAGCTGCCCGCACCGCTCGTGCCGGGACTGCCTCCGCCACTACCTGCGCCTGGAGATCAGCGAGAGCCGGGTGCCCATCAGCTGCCCCGAGTGCAGCGAGCGACTCAACCCGCACGACATCCGCCTGCTGCTCGCCGACCCGCCGCTCATGCACAAGTACGAGGAGTTCATGCTGCGCCGCTACCTGGCCTCGGACCCCGACTGCCGCTGGTGCCCGGCACCGGACTGCGG TTATGCTGTTATTGCCTATGGCTGTGCCAGCTGCCCAAAGCTGACCTGTGAGAGGGAAGGCTGCCAAACGGAGTTCTGCTACCACTGCAAGCAAATATGGCATCCAAATCAGACATGCGATATGGCCCGTCAGCAGAGGGCACAGACTTTGCGAGTACGGACCAAGCACACTTCAGGTCTCAGTTATGGGCAAGAATCTGGACCAG ATGACATCAAGCCATGCCCACGATGCAGCGCTTACATTATCAAGATGAATGATGGGAGCTGTAATCATATGACCTGTGCAGTGTGTGGCTGTGAATTCTGTTGGCTTTGTATGAAAGAGATCTCAGACTTGCATTACCTCAG CCCCTCTGGCTGCACATTCTGGGGCAAGAAGCCGTGGAGCCGTAAGAAGAAAATTCTTTGGCAGCTGGGCACACTGATTGGTGCTCCAGTGGGGATATCCCTCATTGCTGGCATTGCCATTCCTGCCATGGTCATCGGCATTCCTGTTTATGTTGGCAGGAAG aTTCACAGCAGATATgagggaaggaaaacctccaaacacAAGAGGAATTTGGCTATCACAGGAGGAGTGACTTTGTCAGTCATTGCATCCCCAGTCATTGCTGCAGTTAGTGTGG gtATTGGTGTCCCCATTATGCTGGCTTATGTCTATGGGGTTGTGCCCATTTCTCTCTGTCGTGGAGGCGGCTGTGGAGTTAGCACAGCCAATGGAAAGGGGGTGAAAATTGAGTTTGATGAAGATGATGGTCCAATCACAG TGGCAGATGCCTGGAGAGCCCTTAAGAACCCCAGCATTGGGGAGAGCAGCATTGAAGGTCTGACTAGTGTATTGAGCACCAGCGGAAGCCCTACAGATGGACTTAGTGTTATGCAGGGTCCATACAGCGAAACAGCCAGCTTTGCAGCCCTCTCAGGGGGCACGCTGAGTGGTGGCATTCTTTCCAGTGGCAAGGGAAAATATAGCAG GTTAGAAGTTCAAGCCGATGTCCAAAAGGAAATTTTCCCTAAAGACACAGCCAGTCTTGGTGCAATTAGTGACAACGCAAGCACTCGTGCTATGGCCGGTTCCATAATCAGTTCCTACAACCCACAGGACAG AGAATGCAACAATATGGAGATCCAAGTGGACATTGAAGCCAAACCAAGCCACTACCAGCTGGTGAGTGGAAGCAGCACAGAGGACTCACTCCACGTTCACGCCCAGATGGCAGAGAATGAAGAAGAAGGTGGTGGCGGTGGCGGCAGTGTCGGCAACGAAGAGGACCCCCCCTGCAAACACCAAAGCTGTGAACAGAAAGACTGCCTGGCCGGCAAACCTTGGGACATCAGCCTGGCCCAGCCTGAGAGCATCCGCAGTGACCTGGAGAGCTCGGACACGCAGTCGGACGATGTGCCGGACATCACCTCAGATGAGTGTGGCTCCCCTCGCTCCCAGACGGTAGCCTGCCCCTCCACTCCCAGAGCCCAAGGTGCACCGAGCCCAAGTGCCCATATGAACCTCTCTGCCCCAGCCGAGGGGAAGACTGTCTTGAAGCCAGAAGGTGCAGAAGGCAGAGTATGA
- the RNF19B gene encoding E3 ubiquitin-protein ligase RNF19B isoform X4, with translation MGSEKDSESPRSTSLHAAAPDPKCRSGGRRRRLTFHSVFSASARGRRARAKPQAEPPPPAAPPPPAPVPAAAQAPPPEALPAEPAAEAEAEAAAAAGPGFDDEEAAEGGGPGPEEVECPLCLVRLPPERAPRLLSCPHRSCRDCLRHYLRLEISESRVPISCPECSERLNPHDIRLLLADPPLMHKYEEFMLRRYLASDPDCRWCPAPDCGYAVIAYGCASCPKLTCEREGCQTEFCYHCKQIWHPNQTCDMARQQRAQTLRVRTKHTSGLSYGQESGPADDIKPCPRCSAYIIKMNDGSCNHMTCAVCGCEFCWLCMKEISDLHYLSPSGCTFWGKKPWSRKKKILWQLGTLIGAPVGISLIAGIAIPAMVIGIPVYVGRKIHSRYEGRKTSKHKRNLAITGGVTLSVIASPVIAAVSVGIGVPIMLAYVYGVVPISLCRGGGCGVSTANGKGVKIEFDEDDGPITVADAWRALKNPSIGESSIEGLTSVLSTSGSPTDGLSVMQGPYSETASFAALSGGTLSGGILSSGKGKYSRLEVQADVQKEIFPKDTASLGAISDNASTRAMAGSIISSYNPQDRYSMTRT, from the exons ATGGGCTCCGAGAAGGACTCCGAGTCGCCGCGCTCTACATCTCTACACGCGGCCGCGCCTGACCCCAAGTGCCGCAGCGGCGGCCGGCGCCGGCGCCTCACCTTCCACAGTGTCTTCTCCGCCTCGGCCCGCGGCCGCCGCGCCCGGGCCAAGCCGCAGGCCGAGCCGCCGCCCccggccgcgccgccgccgcccgccccggtCCCGGCCGCGGCCCAGGCCCCGCCGCCCGAGGCGCTGCCCGCCGAGCCGGCCGccgaggcggaggcggaggccgCGGCGGCGGCCGGGCCCGGGTTCGACGATGAGGAGGCGGCGGAGGGCGGCGGCCCCGGCCCGGAGGAGGTGGAGTGCCCGCTCTGCCTGGTGCGGCTGCCGCCCGAGCGGGCCCCTCGTCTCCTCAGCTGCCCGCACCGCTCGTGCCGGGACTGCCTCCGCCACTACCTGCGCCTGGAGATCAGCGAGAGCCGGGTGCCCATCAGCTGCCCCGAGTGCAGCGAGCGACTCAACCCGCACGACATCCGCCTGCTGCTCGCCGACCCGCCGCTCATGCACAAGTACGAGGAGTTCATGCTGCGCCGCTACCTGGCCTCGGACCCCGACTGCCGCTGGTGCCCGGCACCGGACTGCGG TTATGCTGTTATTGCCTATGGCTGTGCCAGCTGCCCAAAGCTGACCTGTGAGAGGGAAGGCTGCCAAACGGAGTTCTGCTACCACTGCAAGCAAATATGGCATCCAAATCAGACATGCGATATGGCCCGTCAGCAGAGGGCACAGACTTTGCGAGTACGGACCAAGCACACTTCAGGTCTCAGTTATGGGCAAGAATCTGGACCAG CAGATGACATCAAGCCATGCCCACGATGCAGCGCTTACATTATCAAGATGAATGATGGGAGCTGTAATCATATGACCTGTGCAGTGTGTGGCTGTGAATTCTGTTGGCTTTGTATGAAAGAGATCTCAGACTTGCATTACCTCAG CCCCTCTGGCTGCACATTCTGGGGCAAGAAGCCGTGGAGCCGTAAGAAGAAAATTCTTTGGCAGCTGGGCACACTGATTGGTGCTCCAGTGGGGATATCCCTCATTGCTGGCATTGCCATTCCTGCCATGGTCATCGGCATTCCTGTTTATGTTGGCAGGAAG aTTCACAGCAGATATgagggaaggaaaacctccaaacacAAGAGGAATTTGGCTATCACAGGAGGAGTGACTTTGTCAGTCATTGCATCCCCAGTCATTGCTGCAGTTAGTGTGG gtATTGGTGTCCCCATTATGCTGGCTTATGTCTATGGGGTTGTGCCCATTTCTCTCTGTCGTGGAGGCGGCTGTGGAGTTAGCACAGCCAATGGAAAGGGGGTGAAAATTGAGTTTGATGAAGATGATGGTCCAATCACAG TGGCAGATGCCTGGAGAGCCCTTAAGAACCCCAGCATTGGGGAGAGCAGCATTGAAGGTCTGACTAGTGTATTGAGCACCAGCGGAAGCCCTACAGATGGACTTAGTGTTATGCAGGGTCCATACAGCGAAACAGCCAGCTTTGCAGCCCTCTCAGGGGGCACGCTGAGTGGTGGCATTCTTTCCAGTGGCAAGGGAAAATATAGCAG GTTAGAAGTTCAAGCCGATGTCCAAAAGGAAATTTTCCCTAAAGACACAGCCAGTCTTGGTGCAATTAGTGACAACGCAAGCACTCGTGCTATGGCCGGTTCCATAATCAGTTCCTACAACCCACAGGACAG GTATAGCATGACCCGTACGTGA